In Dyadobacter subterraneus, a single genomic region encodes these proteins:
- a CDS encoding PorP/SprF family type IX secretion system membrane protein, with protein sequence MTLTFIYRNTKLGYIFGILILTISSTAFAQTDAQFSLFSLNQLYLNPAAAGADGLTKFQLTHRTQYVGYQGTNNDEGGALSTQLFSFSMPVKNFGIGFYALNDKTGPRTNQDFKLSASYHFPLAGGNLHVGASAGLFRQSIDYDKLRPRDSNDPLIQTGTIAEMNPDFAVGVRYVSDAFYVGASLNHLLEPKYKLGSSTATNPLPKTVYLNAGVNLELGYLLDVQPIVLVKSDITTVSVEGGATVTYNKRYWAGATYRQQDTYFIIMGGIYLLSDQSLRLSGAYDLVIGGNKAKSPSSFEVMLSYALPSPKFGKKTIIRTPRFRF encoded by the coding sequence ATGACCTTGACGTTTATCTATCGTAATACTAAACTGGGCTATATATTTGGGATATTAATACTGACAATATCTTCTACTGCTTTCGCACAAACGGATGCTCAATTCAGCCTTTTTTCGTTAAATCAGCTTTATCTTAATCCAGCAGCCGCAGGTGCAGACGGGTTAACTAAATTCCAGCTTACACACCGTACACAATATGTTGGCTATCAGGGTACAAATAATGATGAAGGAGGTGCGCTTTCTACGCAGCTTTTTTCTTTTAGCATGCCTGTGAAAAATTTCGGAATTGGTTTTTATGCCCTCAACGATAAAACAGGACCACGAACCAATCAGGATTTCAAATTATCGGCATCCTATCATTTCCCGCTTGCAGGTGGAAATCTGCATGTTGGTGCCAGTGCAGGTTTATTCAGACAATCAATTGATTACGATAAATTAAGACCACGCGATTCAAATGATCCTTTAATTCAGACAGGTACAATTGCCGAAATGAATCCGGATTTTGCAGTTGGTGTGCGTTATGTAAGTGATGCCTTTTATGTGGGTGCTTCTTTAAATCATTTGCTTGAACCCAAATATAAGCTCGGGTCTTCAACCGCGACAAATCCTTTACCTAAAACCGTATATCTTAACGCCGGCGTAAATCTTGAATTAGGATATTTACTTGACGTTCAACCTATTGTTTTGGTTAAGTCTGATATCACAACTGTTTCAGTTGAAGGAGGCGCAACAGTAACGTATAATAAAAGATATTGGGCCGGAGCAACTTACAGACAGCAGGACACGTACTTTATTATCATGGGCGGAATTTATTTATTATCCGACCAGTCTTTACGGTTATCCGGTGCATATGACCTCGTAATAGGTGGAAATAAAGCAAAATCACCATCTTCTTTTGAAGTAATGTTATCCTATGCACTTCCTTCTCCTAAGTTTGGCAAGAAAACGATAATCAGGACTCCTCGTTTCAGATTTTGA
- the gldM gene encoding gliding motility protein GldM: MAGGKETPRQKMIGMMYLVLTAMLALQVSSAIIEKFVLLNNSLELSSGAANKINQETVLKIKAAVEKSGSRAADVAVLKQADDVRKSSADIINEINALKQEIITSAGGGLNEQGGIKNPQEEAKVGELMIGGKKNGKAYKLKQDLNAFTDRLSSLNPTKFQSIAMDGKEDPVTKTSVDQRNKDFAELNFAETPVAAALAVLSQKQTDIRRMESEVLSYLASKVGAADIKFDRILAMISADAKTVVAGTKFKGDMFIAASASGITPRMSLNGAGVKVENGVGKIEFTAQGGGYNAEGIARRELTGAISFPTPSGRDTTVNLKQEYFVVKPTYQIETGTLPPLYLGCANKLSIQSPALGALWAPTFTTDGGEIIPSGQKGKFTIVPNRAQLTLTVSNQGSVLGTDGFRVRLVPKPTIEIRVNGAALDERRGIAASAARSVQVVALADESFKTFSPEDARFRVSSIQVSLARGSRRIGNPISLGGGGSISSLAQQAEPGDRYVIEVLKVERQNFKGNVSEVEMGQIIRSVPLN, encoded by the coding sequence ATGGCAGGTGGAAAAGAAACACCCCGTCAGAAGATGATTGGAATGATGTATCTGGTTCTTACGGCAATGCTCGCATTGCAGGTAAGCTCAGCGATTATCGAAAAATTCGTCCTACTGAACAATTCTTTGGAACTATCTTCGGGAGCAGCCAATAAAATAAACCAGGAAACCGTACTAAAAATAAAAGCAGCAGTTGAAAAGTCAGGCAGCCGTGCAGCGGATGTTGCAGTGTTAAAGCAGGCTGATGACGTACGGAAATCTTCGGCTGACATTATAAATGAAATTAATGCGCTTAAACAGGAGATCATTACGAGTGCCGGTGGCGGATTAAACGAGCAGGGCGGTATCAAAAACCCTCAGGAAGAAGCTAAAGTTGGTGAATTAATGATTGGCGGAAAGAAAAATGGAAAGGCATACAAGCTGAAACAAGATCTTAATGCTTTTACTGATCGCCTTAGTTCTTTGAATCCTACCAAATTCCAGTCTATTGCGATGGACGGTAAGGAAGATCCGGTTACTAAAACAAGTGTTGATCAAAGAAATAAAGATTTCGCTGAATTGAATTTTGCTGAAACGCCTGTTGCTGCTGCTTTGGCAGTTTTAAGCCAGAAGCAAACGGATATCCGCAGAATGGAAAGTGAAGTGTTGAGCTATCTTGCAAGTAAAGTAGGTGCAGCTGACATTAAATTTGACAGAATTCTTGCTATGATCAGTGCTGATGCAAAAACAGTTGTTGCCGGTACTAAATTCAAAGGAGATATGTTTATCGCTGCTTCGGCGAGTGGTATCACGCCTCGTATGAGTTTGAACGGCGCAGGTGTTAAGGTTGAAAATGGTGTTGGTAAAATTGAATTTACCGCACAAGGTGGTGGATACAATGCAGAGGGTATTGCCCGTCGTGAATTGACAGGAGCAATCTCCTTCCCTACTCCATCAGGTCGTGATACCACGGTAAATTTGAAACAGGAATATTTTGTTGTTAAACCTACCTATCAGATCGAAACAGGAACTTTACCTCCATTGTATCTGGGTTGCGCAAATAAACTAAGTATTCAGAGTCCTGCTCTGGGTGCACTTTGGGCTCCTACTTTTACGACGGACGGTGGTGAAATCATTCCTAGCGGACAAAAAGGTAAATTTACAATTGTTCCTAATCGTGCACAGTTAACTTTGACTGTGAGCAACCAGGGAAGTGTTTTAGGAACCGATGGTTTCCGTGTGAGATTAGTACCAAAACCAACGATTGAAATTCGTGTTAACGGAGCTGCATTAGATGAACGTCGTGGTATAGCTGCAAGTGCTGCCCGTAGCGTTCAGGTTGTAGCGTTGGCTGATGAAAGCTTCAAAACGTTCTCTCCTGAAGATGCTCGTTTCCGCGTTTCCTCAATTCAGGTTTCATTGGCAAGAGGATCGAGACGTATAGGAAACCCTATCAGTTTGGGTGGTGGTGGATCAATTTCATCACTGGCACAACAAGCAGAACCGGGTGATCGTTATGTGATTGAAGTATTAAAAGTTGAACGTCAAAATTTCAAAGGAAATGTAAGTGAAGTTGAAATGGGCCAGATTATCAGATCTGTTCCTTTGAACTAA
- the gldL gene encoding gliding motility protein GldL, with translation MAKSNGSSFLWDKLVPTIYSAGAAVVIMGALFKIQHWDGGSEMLTIGLGTEVGIFLLYALQTITQSTNSEPDWTRVYPELADDYNGPAITRGGGSAGSGITAKLDTMLDNAKISPDVFDSLGKGFKNLSDTVGKITDLTDATVATNDYAKNVKSASLAMNDMNKSYGVAITAMTSMADATKDAQSYRDQFQQITKNMGALNAVYELELQDTTKHLKAMNAFYGNLTAAMENMADATKESQIFKSEMSKLTTNISSLNGIYGNMLTAMRGGNA, from the coding sequence ATGGCTAAGAGTAACGGATCTAGTTTTTTATGGGACAAACTAGTACCAACAATATACAGCGCAGGTGCTGCGGTTGTTATTATGGGAGCTTTATTTAAAATTCAGCATTGGGATGGAGGAAGTGAAATGCTAACGATAGGTCTTGGGACAGAAGTTGGTATTTTCTTATTATATGCATTGCAAACAATAACGCAGTCAACAAATTCAGAGCCGGACTGGACCCGTGTCTATCCTGAACTTGCTGACGATTATAACGGACCAGCGATCACTCGTGGTGGAGGTTCGGCAGGAAGCGGCATTACTGCCAAATTGGATACTATGCTTGACAATGCAAAAATTTCTCCGGACGTTTTTGACAGCCTTGGTAAAGGATTTAAAAATCTTTCTGATACAGTAGGAAAAATCACTGACCTAACTGACGCAACAGTAGCAACCAATGATTACGCGAAAAACGTGAAATCTGCTTCTCTTGCCATGAATGATATGAACAAATCTTACGGTGTTGCTATCACTGCAATGACTTCTATGGCTGATGCAACCAAAGATGCTCAATCATACCGTGACCAGTTTCAGCAGATCACAAAAAATATGGGTGCCTTGAATGCTGTTTATGAACTTGAACTTCAGGACACAACAAAACATCTTAAAGCGATGAATGCTTTCTATGGTAACCTTACAGCTGCTATGGAAAATATGGCTGATGCAACCAAAGAATCACAAATATTTAAGTCTGAAATGTCAAAATTGACTACCAACATTTCTTCACTTAACGGTATTTATGGTAATATGCTTACTGCCATGCGTGGCGGAAACGCGTAA
- a CDS encoding DUF4271 domain-containing protein → MKSIHSLLFWIVTAILLFSGIHARGAAKALPPEQFFPVYDYQNDWLVYSNQYKNYVPFSKGINEGTKSVSLYIDLLKNRRYFLLVKAENESYLFLEGALQKKIVADQWLELSIDSLFRTYKKEELLLSIYGNAGIDDKNVLICHKKSQNAGGIIEKTASTLINIKPINFSPFGNFSILAMLVILILNVWIFNVNPLAFSRLINPLELFNNDPREQLSKLNKPYSNTVIFLVIIVSMLMAFMLVFFANNKLNLFSVSAILSEESNLIQFLVDFFMLSAIFFLLTYGKFIFMVLVGQMLNLDKLVETIFLKIIQSSYFFYVALFLLVFMLSLNNAIWLVPLRPYIMFPFLIFYVTRFITLYVVTKPPASFINLYLFSYLCVIEIIPLIIGIKFAM, encoded by the coding sequence ATGAAGTCTATTCATTCACTGCTGTTTTGGATCGTAACCGCGATTTTACTTTTCTCCGGAATTCATGCCCGGGGAGCCGCAAAGGCATTGCCTCCTGAACAATTTTTCCCTGTTTACGATTATCAAAACGACTGGCTGGTATACAGTAATCAGTACAAAAACTACGTTCCTTTTTCAAAAGGAATTAACGAAGGGACGAAATCTGTAAGCTTATATATTGATTTACTAAAAAACAGAAGATATTTTCTGCTTGTAAAGGCGGAGAATGAAAGCTATCTGTTTTTGGAAGGCGCGCTTCAAAAAAAAATAGTAGCAGATCAATGGCTGGAATTGAGCATTGACAGTCTGTTTCGCACCTATAAAAAGGAAGAACTATTACTTTCCATTTATGGAAACGCAGGCATTGATGATAAAAACGTTTTGATATGCCACAAAAAATCCCAGAACGCCGGTGGTATTATTGAGAAAACAGCATCAACGCTTATCAACATAAAACCAATTAATTTTTCGCCTTTTGGAAATTTTTCCATCCTGGCAATGCTCGTCATTCTGATATTGAATGTATGGATTTTTAATGTCAATCCGCTTGCATTTTCAAGGCTGATCAACCCGCTTGAACTTTTCAATAACGATCCGAGGGAGCAACTTTCAAAACTGAATAAACCATATAGCAACACGGTCATTTTCCTGGTCATAATTGTGTCCATGCTTATGGCTTTTATGCTGGTATTTTTTGCCAACAACAAGCTTAATCTTTTTTCTGTTTCGGCTATTCTTTCTGAGGAATCAAACCTGATTCAGTTTCTTGTGGATTTTTTCATGCTTTCAGCAATCTTTTTTTTGCTGACCTATGGTAAATTTATTTTCATGGTTTTGGTAGGACAAATGCTCAATCTTGACAAGCTTGTTGAAACCATATTCCTAAAAATAATCCAATCTTCTTACTTCTTTTATGTCGCCCTGTTTCTTCTTGTTTTTATGCTAAGTCTGAACAATGCCATCTGGCTTGTTCCGCTGCGTCCATATATCATGTTTCCGTTCCTGATTTTTTACGTGACCCGGTTCATTACGCTTTATGTTGTGACTAAGCCGCCGGCATCATTTATTAATCTGTATTTATTTTCGTACCTTTGCGTCATCGAAATAATCCCGTTGATTATCGGCATAAAGTTCGCTATGTAA
- a CDS encoding SUMF1/EgtB/PvdO family nonheme iron enzyme produces MNVKVIYRDGVKSLLLIAALMLMQSCGFIKNKFGKGGKEDVGISNGEITATARKGFKQTTPAGMVMIPSGSFTMGQADEDIASSMNNMNRRVTISSFFMDDTEITNNEYRQFVNALLVDSVSVLGEEEIMTKYYPDTTAWKKDFAYSNGDPFVEYYYQHPGFDTYPVVGVSWLGAQYFAKWRTNLYHDYQNKEGQFNSTAFRLPSEAEWEWAARGGRAVAKYPWGNPYTMNTKGCFLANFKPQRGNYDADGYPYTAPANAYNPNDFGLYNMAGNVAEWTLDAFTDNATAIVWDMNPRYDNPDEPRKVVKGGSWKDVAYFLQTGTRTYEYETERRAFIGFRCVMDNVNGRAGGRSRR; encoded by the coding sequence ATGAATGTTAAAGTGATCTATCGGGATGGAGTCAAAAGTTTGCTTTTGATAGCTGCTCTTATGCTGATGCAAAGCTGCGGATTTATCAAAAATAAATTTGGCAAGGGAGGAAAAGAAGACGTCGGGATTTCGAATGGAGAAATCACAGCAACGGCGCGTAAAGGGTTCAAACAGACAACCCCGGCGGGAATGGTAATGATACCTTCCGGTTCGTTTACAATGGGGCAGGCCGATGAAGATATTGCATCTTCAATGAATAACATGAACCGTCGCGTTACGATCAGTTCTTTCTTCATGGACGACACCGAGATTACGAATAACGAATATCGTCAATTCGTTAATGCACTTCTTGTTGACTCAGTTTCTGTACTGGGCGAGGAAGAAATTATGACGAAATACTATCCTGATACAACTGCATGGAAAAAAGATTTTGCTTATTCCAACGGTGATCCTTTTGTTGAATATTACTACCAGCATCCTGGCTTCGATACTTACCCTGTTGTAGGTGTTAGCTGGTTGGGCGCTCAGTATTTTGCAAAATGGCGTACAAATCTTTATCACGATTATCAAAATAAAGAAGGCCAGTTCAATTCAACTGCTTTCCGTTTACCTAGCGAAGCAGAATGGGAATGGGCAGCACGTGGCGGCCGCGCAGTAGCGAAATATCCATGGGGAAATCCATATACAATGAATACAAAAGGTTGCTTCCTTGCAAACTTTAAACCGCAGCGTGGAAATTATGACGCTGACGGATATCCATACACAGCTCCTGCAAATGCATATAACCCAAATGATTTTGGCTTGTATAATATGGCTGGAAACGTAGCGGAATGGACACTTGATGCATTTACTGATAATGCTACTGCTATCGTTTGGGATATGAACCCAAGATATGACAATCCTGATGAGCCTCGCAAAGTGGTAAAAGGCGGATCATGGAAAGATGTTGCTTACTTCCTTCAAACCGGAACACGTACTTACGAGTACGAAACTGAACGCAGAGCCTTCATTGGTTTCCGTTGCGTGATGGATAATGTTAACGGTCGTGCTGGTGGACGTTCTCGTCGCTAA
- a CDS encoding uroporphyrinogen-III synthase: MSETIKFDQDRLKKVTSILVSQSRPADENSPYFEIAKKYGIKVDFRPFIQIDGISYKEFRKQKINILDHTAVIFTSRNAIDHFFRICTEGRIEVPATMKYFCISEQTANYLQKYIVIRKRKIFAGTKTAVELIELIRKHKKEKFLYPCSDVRKNEIPEFADTEEFQFTEATMYQTVSADLSDLEDVYYDIIAFFSPSGIKSLFDNFPDFKQNVTRIAAFGPTTAKAVEDAGLILDIQAPLPNAPSMTGALDLYIRKANNI, from the coding sequence ATGAGTGAGACCATCAAATTTGATCAGGATCGGCTCAAAAAGGTTACCAGCATTCTGGTAAGCCAATCTAGGCCGGCCGACGAAAATTCACCTTATTTTGAAATAGCTAAGAAGTACGGTATAAAAGTGGATTTTCGGCCATTTATCCAGATAGACGGAATCTCTTACAAAGAGTTTCGTAAGCAAAAGATTAATATCCTGGATCACACGGCAGTGATTTTCACCAGTCGTAATGCCATTGACCATTTCTTTAGAATTTGCACAGAAGGGCGCATAGAAGTTCCGGCTACTATGAAATATTTTTGTATTTCAGAACAGACAGCAAATTATCTTCAGAAATACATCGTTATCCGCAAACGTAAAATCTTTGCAGGAACGAAAACTGCTGTTGAATTAATTGAGCTGATCCGTAAGCACAAAAAGGAAAAATTCCTTTATCCGTGCTCTGATGTTCGAAAAAATGAAATCCCGGAATTTGCTGATACAGAAGAGTTTCAGTTTACTGAAGCAACGATGTATCAAACAGTATCCGCAGATCTTTCTGATCTTGAAGATGTTTACTACGATATCATCGCCTTTTTCAGTCCATCCGGAATCAAGTCACTTTTTGACAATTTCCCGGATTTTAAACAAAATGTGACACGTATTGCCGCATTTGGTCCTACAACAGCAAAAGCTGTGGAAGATGCCGGTTTAATTCTTGATATTCAGGCACCTTTACCTAACGCACCGTCAATGACCGGAGCGCTGGATCTTTACATCCGCAAAGCAAATAATATTTAG